One window of Sardina pilchardus chromosome 2, fSarPil1.1, whole genome shotgun sequence genomic DNA carries:
- the LOC134062069 gene encoding mucin-2-like isoform X4 → MTLSPSSSSVTITTQASSSVSISASSTPAATTPTSASEATTSTSSTSTVTSTTDSTSTTSQSSTSVPITTSTQTSPSTSQPMTLSPSSSSVTITTQASSSGSISASSTPVATSPTSASESTTSPVPSTSATPQTNGTTLISTTDSTSTPAQSSTSVPITSSPQTSPSTSQPMTLSPSSSSVTITTQASSSVSISASSTPVATTPTSASEATTFPVSSTPIVTSTSVTPQTNATTLTSTTGSTSTPAQSSTSVPITTSPQTSPSTSQPMTLSPSSSSVTTTTQASSSVSISASSTPVATTPTSASESTTSPAPSTTTVTVRQTTTPTTTTAALIPEPEVNLEFKLEKTFTQELQNASSPAFQELATQVTEALDKVYSEKFGSRFNRTEIKSFRQGSVVVDSVLIFNDANSVPDTGNVTSTLEEAVSTNSSDFAQLAVNSTSIKAERVFRTVTQAPTTVTTNAPSTPTSEPTTASATSLETQTTSGSTSTPTQSSTSVSITTSPQTSPSTSQPMTLSPSSSSVTTTTQASSSVSISASSTLAAITTTSASESTTSPAPSTPPVTSTLVTPQTTATTLTSTTDSTSTPAQSSTSVPITTSPQTSPSTSQSMTLSPSSSSVTITTQASSSVSISASSTPVATTPTSASESTTSPAPSTPLVTSTSVTPQTNATTLTSTTGSTSTPAQSSTSIPITTSPQTSPSTSQPMTLSPSSPSVTITTQASSSVSISASSTPVATSPTSASESTTSPVSSTTEVTSTSVTPQTNGTTLISTTVPQTTTPTTTTPTTTTPTTTTPTPTTPTALIPEPEVELEFRLQKTFTQELQNASSPAFQELATQVTEALDKVYSEKFGSRFNRTEIKGFRQGSVVVDSVLIFNDANSVPDTGNVTTTLEEAVSTNSSDFAQLAINSTSIKAERVFRTVTQAPTTVTTNAPSTPTSEPTTASATSLETQTTSGSTSTPAQSSTSVPITTSPQTSPSTSQSMTLSPSSSSVTTTTQASSSVSISASSTSVATTPTSASESTTSPAPSTPLVTSTSVTPQTNATTFISTTVATSPTSASESTTSPVPSTTEVTSTSVTPQTNATTLTSTTGSTSTPAQSSTSVPITTSPQTSPSTSQSMTLSPSSSSVTTTTQASSSVSISASSTSVATSPTSASESTTSPASSTPLVTSTSVTPQTNATTFISTTVATSPTSASESTTSPVPSTTEVTSTSVTPQTNATTLTSTTGSTSTPAQSSTSVPITTSPQTSPSTSQSMTLSPSSSSVTTTTQASSSVSISASSTSVATSPTSASESTTSPAPSTPPVTSTSVTPQTNATTLISTTGSTSTPAQSSTSVPITTSPQTSPSTSQSMTLSPSSSSVTITTQASSSVSISASSTSVATTPTSASESTTSPAPSTPPVTSTLVTPQTNATTLISTTGSTSTPAQSSTSVPITTSSQTSSSTSQPMTLSPSSSSVTITTQASSSVSISASSTPVATSPTSASESTTSPVPSTTEVTSTSVTPQTNATTLTSTTDSTSTPAQSSTSVPITTSPQTSPSTSQPMTLSPSSSSVTITTQASSSVSISASSTPVATSPTSASESTTSPAPSTPQITSTSVTPQTNGTTLISTTVPQTTTPTTTTPTTTTPTPTTPTPTTPTALIPEPEVELEFRLQKTFTQELQNASSPAFQELATQVTSALDKVYSEKFGSRFNRTEIKSFRQGSVVVDSLLIFNDVNSVPDTENVTTTLEEAVSTNSSDLAQLAINSTSIKAERVFRTATQAPTTVTTNAPSTPTSEPTTASATSLETQTTSELTTMPISTSTSSTSQLTSELTTTAVSMSTSQLTSELTTTAVATSTSSPTTQLTSELTATSVSTSSSSTSQLTSELTTTAVSMSTSPTTQLTSELPTTIVSMSTSPTTQLTSELPTTIVSMSTSQLTSELPTTPVSMSTSPTTQLTSELPTTPVSMSTSPTTQLTSELPTTIVSMSTSPTTQLTSELPTTAVSMSTSQLTSELPTTPVSMSTSPTTQLTSELPTTIVSMSTSPTTQLTSELPTTPVTMSTSPTTQLTSELPTTPVSMSTSPTTQLTSELPTTTVSMSSPTTQLTSELPTTAVSMSTSQLTSELTTTAVATSTSSPTTQLTSELPTTPVTMSTSPTTQLTSELPTTPVSMSTSPTTQLTSELPTTPVSMSTSPKTQLTSELPTTTVSMSTSPTTQLTSELPTTAVSMSTSQLTSELTTTAVATSTSSPTTQLTSELPTTIVSMSTSPTTQLTSELPTTPVTMSTSPTTQLTSELPTTAVSMSTSPTSQPTSELTTTVVSMSTSPITQLTSEVITTGDASTMATAPTTAAPTTAAPTTAAPTAAPTTELNTDSANADEGSLNLDFSLNQTFTSDLSDQNSAAFKALSTDVVTKLNAIYQAQFPSTFKRSRVISFTSGSVVVASELVFQNRTSVPSISSVESTLNNSDTLNIVPGTIRSSSTASTTAAPTTAAPTTAAPTTAAPTTAAPTTAAPTTAAPTTAAPTTAAPTTAAPTTAAPTTAAPTTAAPTTAAPTTAAPTTAAPTTAVPTTAAPTTAAPTTAAPTTAAPTTAAPTTAAPTTAAPTTAAPTTAAPTTAAPTPAPTTELNTDAASADEGSLNLAFSLDQTFTSDLSNQSSAAFKALSTEVVTKLNAIYQAQFPSTFKRSRVISFTSGSVVVSSELVFQNEASLPSTSSVESTLNSSDTLNIVQGTIRASSTASTTVAPTTAAPTTAAPTTAAPTTAAPTTAAPTTAAPTTAAPTTAAPTTAAPTTAAPTTAAPTTELNTDAASADEGSLNLGFSLNQTFTSDLSNQSSEAFKALSTEVVTKLNAIYQAQFPSTFKRSRVLSFTSGSVVVASELVFQNKTSVPSASSAESALENSNTLNIVAGTISASSTTTTSAPNTTVTATTPNSAPPARLVSALTLALTMLLLSLQNLTFL, encoded by the exons ACTCCACCTCAACACCAGCACAATCATCAACATCAGTACCCATCACATCATCACCTCAAACATCTCCTTCAACATCACAGCCTATGACACTATCCCCATCCTCATCATCAGTAACCATCACAACACAGGCGTCAtcatcagtctctatctctgcttcctctaCACCAGTAGCTACAACACCAACATCTGCATCAGAGGCAACAACATTCCCAGTATCATCAACACCAATTgtcacatcaacatcagttacACCACAAACAAATGCCACAACACTTACATCCACAACTG GCTCCACCTCAACACCAGCACAATCATCAACATCAGTACCCATCACAACATCACCTCAAACATCTCCTTCAACATCACAGCCTATGACACTAtctccatcctcatcatcagtTACAACCACAACACAGGCGTCAtcatcagtctctatctctgcctcctctACACCAGTAGCTACAACTCCAACATCTGCTTCAGAATCCACCACATCCCCCGCACCATCAACAACAACTGTCACTG TTCGCCAAACAACTACTCCTACAACAACTACTGCAGCACTCATCCCAGAGCCTGAAGTAAACCTGGAATTCAAACTAGAGAAGACGTTCACACAAGAACTGCAAAATGCCTCTTCACCAGCATTTCAAGAGCTGGCTACTCAAGTGACCGAAGCG CTAGATAAAGTATACTCTGAAAAGTTTGGATCTCGTTTCAATCGTACGGAAATAAAAAGTTTCAG ACAAGGGTCTGTCGTTGTGGATTCTGTACTGATTTTCAATGATGCAAACTCTGTTCCTGACACTGGAAATGTGACTTCCACTCTGGAAGAAGCCGTTTCCACCAACAGCTCAGACTTTGCTCAACTTGCCGTAAACTCCACTAGTATAAAAGCTGAAC GTGTTTTCAGAACAGTAACACAAGCTCCGACAACAGTGACCACAAATGCACCTTCAACCCCCACATCAGAACCCACAACAGCATCTGCAACAAGCCTTGAGACACAAACCACCAGTG GCtccacctcaacaccaacacaatCATCAACATCAGTATCCATCACAACATCACCTCAAACATCTCCTTCAACATCACAGCCTATGACACTAtctccatcctcatcatcagttacaaccacaacacaggcttcatcatcagtctctatctctgcctcctctACACTAGCAGCTATAACTACAACATCTGCTTCAGAATCCACCACATCCCCtgcaccatcaacaccacctgTTACATCAACATTAGTTACACCACAAACAACTGCCACAACACTTACATCTACAACTG ACTCCACCTCAACACCAGCACAATCATCAACATCAGTACCcatcaccacatcacctcaAACATCTCCTTCAACATCACAGTCTATGACACTAtctccatcctcatcatcagtAACCATCACAACACAGGCGTCAtcatcagtctctatctctgcttcctctaCACCAGTGGCTACAACTCCAACATCTGCTTCAGAATCCACCACATCACCTGCACCATCAACACCACTTgtcacatcaacatcagttacaccacaaacaaatgcaacaaCACTTACATCCACAACTG GCTCCACCTCAACACCAGCACAATCATCAACATCAATACCcatcaccacatcacctcaAACATCTCCTTCAACATCACAGCCTATGACACTATCCCCATCCTCACCATCAGTAACCATCACAACACAGGCGTCAtcatcagtctctatctctgcttcctctaCACCAGTAGCTACATCTCCGACATCAGCTTCAGAATCCACCACATCACCTGTATCATCAACAACAGAAgtcacatcaacatcagttacACCACAAACAAACGGCACAACACTCATATCCACAACTG TTCCCCAAACAACCACTCCCACAACAACTACTCCTACAACAACTACTCCTACAACAACTACTCCTACACCAACTACTCCTACAGCTCTCATCCCAGAGCCTGAAGTCGAACTGGAATTCAGGCTCCAGAAGACATTCACACAAGAACTGCAAAATGCCTCTTCACCAGCATTTCAAGAGCTGGCTACTCAAGTGACCGAAGCG CTAGATAAAGTATACTCTGAAAAGTTTGGATCTCGTTTCAATCGTACGGAAATAAAAGGTTTCAG ACAAGGGTCTGTCGTTGTGGATTCTGTACTGATTTTCAATGATGCAAACTCTGTTCCTGACACTGGAAATGTGACTACCACTCTGGAAGAAGCCGTTTCCACCAACAGCTCAGACTTTGCTCAACTTGCCATAAACTCCACTAGTATAAAAGCTGAAC GTGTTTTCAGAACAGTAACACAAGCTCCGACAACAGTGACCACAAATGCACCTTCAACCCCCACATCAGAACCCACAACAGCATCTGCAACAAGCCTTGAGACACAAACCACCAGTG GCTCCACCTCAACACCAGCACAATCATCAACATCAGTACCCATCACAACATCACCTCAAACATCTCCTTCAACATCACAGTCTATGACACTATCCCCATCCTCATCATCAGTTACAACCACAACACAGGCTTCAtcatcagtctctatctctgcttcctctaCATCAGTAGCTACTACTCCAACATCTGCTTCAGAATCCACCACATCACCTGCTCCATCAACACCACTTgtcacatcaacatcagttacaccacaaacaaatgcaacaaCATTTATATCCACAACTG TAGCTACATCTCCAACATCTGCTTCAGAATCCACCACATCCCCCGTACCATCAACAACAGAAgtcacatcaacatcagttacaccacaaacaaatgcaacaaCACTTACATCCACAACTG GCTCCACCTCAACACCAGCACAATCATCAACATCAGTACCCATCACAACATCACCTCAAACATCTCCTTCAACATCACAGTCTATGACACTATCCCCATCCTCATCATCAGTTACAACCACAACACAGGCGTCAtcatcagtctctatctctgcctcctctACATCAGTAGCTACATCTCCAACATCTGCTTCAGAATCCACCACATCACCTGCGTCATCAACACCCCTTgtcacatcaacatcagttacaccacaaacaaatgcaacaaCATTTATATCCACAACTG TAGCTACATCTCCAACATCTGCTTCAGAATCCACCACATCCCCCGTACCATCAACAACAGAAgtcacatcaacatcagttacaccacaaacaaatgcaacaaCACTTACATCCACAACTG GCTCCACCTCAACACCAGCACAATCATCAACATCAGTACCCATCACAACATCACCTCAAACATCTCCTTCAACATCACAGTCTATGACACTATCCCCATCCTCATCATCAGTTACAACCACAACACAGGCGTCAtcatcagtctctatctctgcctcctctACATCAGTAGCTACATCTCCAACATCTGCTTCAGAATCCACCACATCACCtgcaccatcaacaccacctgtcacatcaacatcagttacACCACAAACAAATGCCACAACACTTATATCTACAACTG GCTCCACCTCAACACCAGCACAATCATCAACATCAGTACCCATCACAACATCACCTCAAACATCTCCTTCAACATCACAGTCTATGACACTATCCCCATCCTCATCATCAGTAACCATCACAACACAGGCGTCAtcatcagtctctatctctgcctcctctACATCAGTAGCTACTACTCCAACATCTGCTTCAGAATCCACCACATCACCTGCTCCATCAACACCACCTGTCACATCAACATTAGTTAcaccacaaacaaatgcaacaaCACTTATATCTACAACTG GCTCCACCTCAACACCAGCACAATCATCAACATCAGTACCCATCACAACATCATCTCAAACATCTTCTTCAACATCACAGCCTATGACACTAtctccatcctcatcatcagtAACCATCACAACACAGGCGTCAtcatcagtctctatctctgcttcttCTACTCCAGTAGCTACATCTCCAACATCTGCTTCAGAATCCACCACATCCCCCGTACCATCAACAACAGAAgtcacatcaacatcagttacaccacaaacaaatgcaacaaCACTTACATCCACAACTG ACTCCACCTCAACACCAGCACAATCATCAACATCAGTACCcatcaccacatcacctcaAACATCTCCTTCAACATCACAGCCTATGACACTATCTCCTTCCTCATCATCAGTAACCATCACAACACAGGCGTCAtcatcagtctctatctctgcctcctctACACCAGTAGCTACATCTCCAACATCTGCTTCAGAATCCACCACATCCCCTGCACCATCAACACCCCAAatcacatcaacatcagttacACCACAAACAAATGGCACAACACTCATATCCACAACTG TTCCCCAAACAACTACTCCCACAACAACTACTCCTACAACAACTACTCCTACACCAACTACTCCTACACCAACTACTCCTACAGCTCTCATCCCAGAGCCTGAAGTCGAACTGGAATTCAGGCTCCAGAAGACATTCACACAAGAACTGCAAAATGCCTCTTCACCAGCATTTCAAGAGCTGGCTACTCAAGTGACCTCAGCG CTAGATAAAGTATACTCTGAAAAGTTTGGATCTCGTTTCAATCGTACGGAAATAAAAAGTTTCAG GCAAGGGTCTGTCGTTGTGGATTCTCTACtgattttcaatgatgtaaactCTGTTCCTGACACTGAAAATGTGACTACCACTCTGGAAGAAGCCGTTTCCACCAACAGCTCAGACTTGGCTCAACTTGCCATAAATTCTACTAGTATAAAAGCTGAAC GTGTTTTCAGAACAGCAACACAAGCTCCGACAACAGTGACCACAAATGCACCTTCAACCCCCACATCAGAACCCACAACAGCATCTGCAACAAGCCTTGAGACACAAACCACCAGTG AACTTACCACAATGCCTATTTCTACATCAACTTCATCAACATCACAACTAACATCAGAACTCACCACAACTGCTGTCTCTATGTCAACCTCACAACTAACATCAGAACTCACCACAACAGCTGTTGCTACGTCAACTTCATCACCAACAACACAACTAACATCAGAACTCACCGCAACATCTGTTTCTACGTCATCCTCATCAACATCACAACTAACATCAGAACTCACCACAACAGCTGTTTCTATGTCAACATCACCAACAACACAACTAACATCAGAACTCCCCACAACAATTGTTTCTATGTCAACATCACCAACAACACAACTAACATCAGAACTCCCCACAACAATTGTTTCTATGTCAACATCACAACTAACATCAGAACTCCCCACAACACCTGTTTCTATGTCAACATCACCAACAACACAACTAACATCAGAACTCCCTACAACACCTGTTTCTATGTCAACATCACCAACAACACAACTAACATCAGAACTCCCCACAACAATTGTTTCTATGTCAACATCACCAACAACACAACTAACATCAGAACTCCCCACAACTGCTGTTTCTATGTCAACATCACAACTAACATCAGAACTCCCCACAACACCTGTTTCTATGTCAACATCACCAACAACACAACTAACATCAGAACTCCCCACAACAATTGTTTCTATGTCAACATCACCAACAACACAACTAACATCAGAACTCCCCACAACACCTGTTACTATGTCAACATCACCAACAACACAACTAACATCAGAACTCCCCACAACACCTGTTTCTATGTCAACATCACCAACAACACAACTAACATCAGAACTCCCCACAACAACTGTTTCTATGTCATCACCAACAACACAACTAACATCAGAACTCCCCACAACTGCTGTTTCTATGTCAACATCACAACTAACATCAGAACTCACCACAACAGCTGTTGCTACGTCAACCTCATCACCAACAACACAACTAACATCAGAACTCCCCACAACACCTGTTACTATGTCAACATCACCAACAACACAACTAACATCAGAACTCCCCACAACACCTGTTTCTATGTCAACATCACCAACAACACAACTAACATCAGAACTCCCCACAACACCTGTTTCTATGTCAACATCACCAAAAACACAACTAACATCAGAACTCCCCACAACAACTGTTTCTATGTCAACATCACCAACAACACAACTAACATCAGAACTCCCCACAACTGCTGTTTCTATGTCAACATCACAACTAACATCAGAACTCACCACAACAGCTGTTGCTACGTCAACCTCATCACCAACAACACAACTAACATCAGAACTCCCCACAACAATTGTTTCTATGTCAACATCACCAACAACACAACTAACATCAGAACTCCCCACAACACCTGTTACTATGTCAACATCACCAACAACACAACTAACATCAGAACTCCCAACAACAGCTGTTTCTATGTCAACATCACCAACATCTCAACCTACATCAGAACTCACTACAACAGTTGTTTCTATGTCAACATCACCAATAACACAACTAACATCAGAAGTCATCACAACAGGGG ATGCTTCTACAATGGCTACAGCCCCTACAACAGCTGCCCCTACAACAGCTGCCCCTACAACAGCTGCTCCTACAGCTGCTCCTACAACAGAGCTAAATACTGATTCAGCAAATGCAGATGAAGGCAGCCTCAATCTGGATTTTAGTCTCAATCAGACGTTTACTTCCGACCTTTCTGATCAAAACTCAGCGGCATTCAAAGCACTATCAACAGACGTAGTGACAAAA CTGAATGCAATTTATCAAGCACAATTTCCAAGCACATTCAAACGCTCCAGGGTCATAAGCTTTAC GTCTGGGTCAGTCGTTGTTGCCTCAGAGCTTGTGTTTCAAAACAGAACTTCAGTTCCATCTATTAGCAGCGTGGAATCGACTTTGAACAACTCAGATACCCTGAACATAGTACCAGGCACCATCAGATCAA GTTCTACAGCTTCCACTACTGCAGCCCCTACAACAGCTGCTCCTACAACTGCTGCCCCTACTACAGCTGCCCCTACGACTGCAGCCCCTACAACAGCTGCCCCTACTACAGCTGCCCCTACTACAGCTGCCCCTACAACAGCTGCCCCTACTACAGCTGCCCCTACAACAGCTGCCCCTACAACTGCAGCCCCTACAACTGCAGCCCCTACAACTGCAGCCCCTACAACAGCTGCCCCTACTACAGCTGCCCCTACAACTGCTGTCCCTACAACAGCTGCCCCTACTACAGCTGCCCCTACAACAGCTGCCCCTACAACAGCTGCCCCTACTACAGCTGCCCCTACAACAGCTGCCCCTACTACAGCTGCCCCTACAACAGCTGCCCCTACAACTGCAGCCCCTACAACAGCTGCTCCTACACCTGCCCCTACAACAGAGCTAAATACTGATGCAGCAAGTGCAGATGAAGGCAGCCTCAATCTGGCTTTTAGTCTTGATCAGACGTTCACTTCCGACCTTTCTAATCAAAGCTCAGCAGCATTCAAAGCACTTTCAACAGAAGTAGTGACAAAA CTGAATGCAATTTATCAAGCACAATTTCCGAGCACATTCAAGCGCTCCAGGGTCATAAGCTTTAC GTCTGGGTCAGTCGTTGTTTCCTCAGAGCTTGTGTTTCAAAATGAAGCTTCACTTCCATCTACTAGCAGTGTGGAATCGACTTTGAACAGCTCAGATACCCTGAACATAGTACAAGGCACCATCAGAGCAA GTTCTACAGCTTCCACAACTGTTGCCCCTACAACAGCTGCCCCTACAACAGCTGCCCCTACTACAGCTGCCCCTACAACTGCAGCCCCTACAACAGCTGCCCCTACTACAGCTGCCCCTACTACTGCAGCCCCTACAACTGCTGCCCCTACTACAGCTGCCCCTACAACAGCTGCCCCTACAACAGCTGCCCCTACAACAGAGCTAAATACTGATGCAGCAAGTGCAGATGAAGGCAGCCTCAATCTGGGTTTTAGTCTTAATCAGACGTTCACTTCCGACCTTTCTAATCAAAGCTCAGAGGCATTCAAAGCACTTTCAACAGAAGTAGTGACAAAA CTGAATGCAATTTATCAAGCACAATTTCCGAGCACATTCAAGCGCTCCAGGGTCTTAAGCTTTAC GTCTGGGTCAGTCGTTGTTGCCTCAGAGCTTGTGTTTCAAAACAAAACTTCAGTTCCATCGGCTAGCAGCGCAGAATCGGCTTTGGAAAACTCAAATACCCTGAACATAGTAGCAGGCACCATCAGTGCAA